A window from Triticum aestivum cultivar Chinese Spring chromosome 6D, IWGSC CS RefSeq v2.1, whole genome shotgun sequence encodes these proteins:
- the LOC123141998 gene encoding purple acid phosphatase 2: MGALRRHQCLIAAFVLAGLLLVQAEARGVTSAYRRRLEAAEDMPLDADVFAVPPGHNAPQQVHVTLGDQAGTAMTVSWVTVDEVGNSTVMYGRAMGRLDMAAEGTHTRYKYHNYTSGFIHHCTLTSLEHGTKYYYAMGFGHTVRTFWFTTPPKPGPDVPFRLGLIGDLGQTSDSNSTLTHYEATGGDAVLFMGDLSYADKHPLHDNNRWDTWGRFSERSVAYQPWIWVTGNHEVDYAPELGETTPFKPFTHRYPTPHRSSGSPEPYWYSVKLASAHIIILSSYSAFGKYTPQYKWLEAELKRVNRSETPWLILASHSPWYNSYNFHYMEGEPMRVQFEQWAVDARVDLVFAGHVHAYERSHRVSNIKYNITDGRCKPVRDRRAPVYMTIGDGGNIEGLADSMTEPQPSYSAFREASFGHAVLDIKNRTHAYYAWYRNADGAKVPADTVWFTNRYYMPNHDDSR, from the exons ATGGGTGCTCTTCGGCGTCACCAGTGCCTCATtgccgcattcgtgctcgccggGCTACTCCTCGTCCAGGCCGAGGCGCGCGGGGTGACGAGCGCGTACCGGCGGAggctggaggcggcggaggacATGCCGCTGGACGCCGATGTCTTCGCCGTGCCGCCCGGGCACAACGCGCCCCAGCAGGTGCACGTCACGCTGGGCGACCAGGCCGGCACGGCCATGACGGTGTCGTGGGTGACGGTCGACGAGGTCGGCAACAGCACCGTCATGTACGGCCGCGCCATGGGCAGGCTCGACATGGCGGCCGAGGGCACGCACACGCGCTACAAGTACCACAACTATACCTCCGGGTTCATCCACCACTGCACGCTCACCAGCCTCGAG CATGGCACCAAGTACTACTACGCCATGGGCTTCGGCCACACAGTGCGGACCTTCTGGTTCACCACCCCTCCCAAGCCCGGCCCGGACGTACCCTTCCGGCTGGGCCTCATCGGCGACCTGGGCCAGACGTCCGATTCCAACAGCACACTGACGCACTACGAGGCTACCGGCGGCGACGCCGTGCTCTTCATGGGCGACCTCTCCTACGCCGACAAGCACCCCCTCCACGACAACAATCGTTGGGACACGTGGGGCCGCTTCTCTGAGCGCAGTGTCGCCTACCAGCCATGGATCTGGGTCACCGGCAACCACGAGGTCGACTACGCCCCGGAGCTC GGCGAGACGACGCCGTTCAAGCCATTCACCCATCGGTACCCGACGCCGCACCGGTCGAGCGGCTCGCCGGAGCCCTATTGGTACTCGGTGAAGCTCGCGTCCGCGCACATCATCATACTGTCCTCCTACTCCGCGTTCGGCAAGTACACGCCGCAGTACAAGTGGCTGGAGGCGGAGCTGAAGCGCGTGAACCGGAGCGAGACGCCATGGCTGATCCTGGCGTCGCACTCGCCGTGGTACAACAGCTACAACTTCCACTACATGGAGGGCGAGCCGATGCGTGTGCAGTTCGAGCAGTGGGCCGTCGACGCCAGGGTCGACCTCGTCTTCGCCGGGCACGTGCACGCGTATGAGCGCAGCCACCGGGTGTCCAACATCAAGTACAACATCACAGACGGGAGGTGCAAGCCGGTGCGGGACCGCCGCGCGCCTGTGTACATGACCATCGGCGACGGCGGCAACATCGAGGGGCTTGCCGACAGCATGACGGAGCCACAACCGAGCTACTCGGCGTTCCGGGAGGCCAGCTTTGGGCATGCCGTGCTGGACATCAAGAACCGCACGCACGCCTACTACGCCTGGTACCGCAACGCCGATGGTGCCAAGGTCCCCGCCGACACCGTGTGGTTCACCAACCGTTACTACATGCCCAACCACGACGACTCTCGTTGA
- the LOC123145901 gene encoding BAG-associated GRAM protein 1 isoform X2: protein MTPQAAPAALGLHVPTRWAWKIEFTCAAATALALVLVPVALYALLRPRRAPAAADGLQLVDKCHEGAPSAYAVNLLAAKDLIAANLNGTSDPYALITCGQDKRFSSMVPGSRNPMWGEEFNFAVDCLPVKIKVEIYDWDIVWRSTTLGSVTVSVESEEQSGPVWHTLDGSSGRVCLHIKAIRVNESSSRDLNNSAEADARKRMSLDKEGPTVVHQKPGHLQTIFGLPPDEVVEHSYSCALERSFLYHGRIYVSLWHICFYSNIFSKQIKVVLPLRDIDEITKSQLAVINPAITIFLRTGAGGHGVPSLACPDGRVRYIFASFWNRNRTVRALEQAVKNFHTMIEAEKQEHARSALRALSGSRNNSMEVDVPEECADLTGLLQPFVKEDVLVSVFDGAFPCTADQFFNNLINDDSTYTTEYRTARQDKDINLGQWHLADEYDGQVRELKCRSMCHSPMCPPYSAITEWQHAVLSANKTDLVFETVQQVHDVPFGSYFEIHCRWSVKTIDSSSCSVDISAGAHFKKWCIMQSKIKSGAVDELKKEVGEMLGFAESYMLKVSSPNQEDDGTAQQGSTAPDADDIPGDQ from the exons ATGACGCCGCAGGCTGCGCCGGCGGCGCTCGGGCTCCATGTCCCGACACGCTGGGCCTGGAAGATCGAGTTCACCTGCGCCGCCGCGACGgccctcgccctcgtcctcgtccCCGTCGCGCTCTACGCGCTCCTCCGCCCGCGCCGCGCGCCCGCGGCCGCCGACGGCCTCCAGCTCGTCGACAAG TGCCACGAGGGAGCGCCGTCGGCGTACGCGGTCAAC CTGCTCGCCGCCAAGGATCTGATCGCGGCCAACTTGAACGGGACTTCCGACCCCTATGCACTCATCACCTGCGGCCAAGACAAGCGTTTCAG CTCCATGGTTCCTGGCTCAAGAAACCCAATGTGGGGAGAGGAATTCAATTTTGCTGTTGACTGCCTTCCTGTAAAG ATAAAGGTGGAAATATATGATTGGGACATAGTATGGAGGAGCACAACACTTGGTTCTGTTACTGTTTCAGTCGAGTCCGAGGAGCAGAGTGGACCAGTTTGGCATACACTTGACGGCTCATCAGGCCGG GTTTGTCTCCATATCAAGGCAATCAGGGTTAATGAGAGTTCCTCCAG GGATCTAAACAACTCTGCTGAGGCTGATGCTCGTAAAAGGATGTCCTTAGACAAAGAAGGCCCTACTGTCGTTCACCAAAAGCCAGGTCATTTACAGACAATTTTTGGGCTACCTCCAGATGAG GTTGTTGAACACAGCTATTCATGTGCACTTGAGAGGTCATTTCTATATCACGGCCGCATTTATGTGTCTTTATGGCACATTTGCTTCTATTCCAACATCTTCTCTAAGCAGATTAAG GTTGTGCTCCCTTTGAGAGATATTGATGAG ATAACAAAAAGCCAACTTGCAGTTATTAATCCTGCAATTACGATATTTCTTCGAACGGGTGCTGGAGGACATGGAGTTCCGTCCTTAGCATGCCCAGATG gAAGAGTTAGATATATATTTGCATCGTTTTGGAACAGAAACCGCACAGTTAGAGCATTGGAACAAGCTGTGAAGAACTTCCATACCATGATAGAGGCTGAGAAACAG GAACATGCTCGATCTGCATTACGTGCACTCAGTGGCTCAAGAAACAATAGCATGGAGGTAGATGTTCCAGAAGAATGTGCTGATTTAACAGGGCTACTACAACCGTTTGTCAAAGAAGATGTTCTAGTCTCTGTATTTGAT GGAGCATTTCCGTGTACCGCAGACCAGTTTTTCAATAATCTTATAAATGATGACTCAACTTACACAACAGAATATCGGACAGCTCGTCAGGATAAAGATATCAAC CTGGGCCAGTGGCATCTTGCTGACGAGTATGATGGTCAGGTGAGAGAACTTAAGTGTAGATCCATGTGCCACAGCCCGATGTGCCCTCCATATTCAGCAATAACAGAGTGGCAGCATGCGGTTCTTTCAGCTAACAAAACCGATCTG GTATTCGAGACTGTACAACAAGTACATGATGTTCCGTTTGGTTCCTATTTTGAG ATACACTGTAGATGGTCTGTGAAAACCATCGATTCTAGTTCGTGCAGTGTTGACATTAGTGCTG GTGCACATTTCAAGAAATGGTGCATAATGCAGTCTAAGATAAAGAGCGGTGCTGTGGACGAG TTAAAGAAGGAAGTTGGAGAAATGTTAGGGTTTGCGGAGTCATATATGCTAAAAGTTAGCTCCCCTAACCAAGAAGACGATGGTACTGCCCAACAAGGCAGCACGGCGCCAGACGCAGATGACATACCTGGTGATCAGTAA
- the LOC123145901 gene encoding BAG-associated GRAM protein 1 isoform X4: MTPQAAPAALGLHVPTRWAWKIEFTCAAATALALVLVPVALYALLRPRRAPAAADGLQLVDKCHEGAPSAYAVNLQLLAAKDLIAANLNGTSDPYALITCGQDKRFSSMVPGSRNPMWGEEFNFAVDCLPVKIKVEIYDWDIVWRSTTLGSVTVSVESEEQSGPVWHTLDGSSGRVCLHIKAIRVNESSSRDLNNSAEADARKRMSLDKEGPTVVHQKPGHLQTIFGLPPDEVVEHSYSCALERSFLYHGRIYVSLWHICFYSNIFSKQIKVVLPLRDIDEITKSQLAVINPAITIFLRTGAGGHGVPSLACPDGRVRYIFASFWNRNRTVRALEQAVKNFHTMIEAEKQEHARSALRALSGSRNNSMEVDVPEECADLTGLLQPFVKEDVLVSVFDGAFPCTADQFFNNLINDDSTYTTEYRTARQDKDINLGQWHLADEYDGQVRELKCRSMCHSPMCPPYSAITEWQHAVLSANKTDLVFETVQQVHDVPFGSYFEVHISRNGA; the protein is encoded by the exons ATGACGCCGCAGGCTGCGCCGGCGGCGCTCGGGCTCCATGTCCCGACACGCTGGGCCTGGAAGATCGAGTTCACCTGCGCCGCCGCGACGgccctcgccctcgtcctcgtccCCGTCGCGCTCTACGCGCTCCTCCGCCCGCGCCGCGCGCCCGCGGCCGCCGACGGCCTCCAGCTCGTCGACAAG TGCCACGAGGGAGCGCCGTCGGCGTACGCGGTCAAC CTGCAGCTGCTCGCCGCCAAGGATCTGATCGCGGCCAACTTGAACGGGACTTCCGACCCCTATGCACTCATCACCTGCGGCCAAGACAAGCGTTTCAG CTCCATGGTTCCTGGCTCAAGAAACCCAATGTGGGGAGAGGAATTCAATTTTGCTGTTGACTGCCTTCCTGTAAAG ATAAAGGTGGAAATATATGATTGGGACATAGTATGGAGGAGCACAACACTTGGTTCTGTTACTGTTTCAGTCGAGTCCGAGGAGCAGAGTGGACCAGTTTGGCATACACTTGACGGCTCATCAGGCCGG GTTTGTCTCCATATCAAGGCAATCAGGGTTAATGAGAGTTCCTCCAG GGATCTAAACAACTCTGCTGAGGCTGATGCTCGTAAAAGGATGTCCTTAGACAAAGAAGGCCCTACTGTCGTTCACCAAAAGCCAGGTCATTTACAGACAATTTTTGGGCTACCTCCAGATGAG GTTGTTGAACACAGCTATTCATGTGCACTTGAGAGGTCATTTCTATATCACGGCCGCATTTATGTGTCTTTATGGCACATTTGCTTCTATTCCAACATCTTCTCTAAGCAGATTAAG GTTGTGCTCCCTTTGAGAGATATTGATGAG ATAACAAAAAGCCAACTTGCAGTTATTAATCCTGCAATTACGATATTTCTTCGAACGGGTGCTGGAGGACATGGAGTTCCGTCCTTAGCATGCCCAGATG gAAGAGTTAGATATATATTTGCATCGTTTTGGAACAGAAACCGCACAGTTAGAGCATTGGAACAAGCTGTGAAGAACTTCCATACCATGATAGAGGCTGAGAAACAG GAACATGCTCGATCTGCATTACGTGCACTCAGTGGCTCAAGAAACAATAGCATGGAGGTAGATGTTCCAGAAGAATGTGCTGATTTAACAGGGCTACTACAACCGTTTGTCAAAGAAGATGTTCTAGTCTCTGTATTTGAT GGAGCATTTCCGTGTACCGCAGACCAGTTTTTCAATAATCTTATAAATGATGACTCAACTTACACAACAGAATATCGGACAGCTCGTCAGGATAAAGATATCAAC CTGGGCCAGTGGCATCTTGCTGACGAGTATGATGGTCAGGTGAGAGAACTTAAGTGTAGATCCATGTGCCACAGCCCGATGTGCCCTCCATATTCAGCAATAACAGAGTGGCAGCATGCGGTTCTTTCAGCTAACAAAACCGATCTG GTATTCGAGACTGTACAACAAGTACATGATGTTCCGTTTGGTTCCTATTTTGAG GTGCACATTTCAAGAAATGGTGCATAA
- the LOC123145901 gene encoding BAG-associated GRAM protein 1 isoform X1 produces MTPQAAPAALGLHVPTRWAWKIEFTCAAATALALVLVPVALYALLRPRRAPAAADGLQLVDKCHEGAPSAYAVNLQLLAAKDLIAANLNGTSDPYALITCGQDKRFSSMVPGSRNPMWGEEFNFAVDCLPVKIKVEIYDWDIVWRSTTLGSVTVSVESEEQSGPVWHTLDGSSGRVCLHIKAIRVNESSSRDLNNSAEADARKRMSLDKEGPTVVHQKPGHLQTIFGLPPDEVVEHSYSCALERSFLYHGRIYVSLWHICFYSNIFSKQIKVVLPLRDIDEITKSQLAVINPAITIFLRTGAGGHGVPSLACPDGRVRYIFASFWNRNRTVRALEQAVKNFHTMIEAEKQEHARSALRALSGSRNNSMEVDVPEECADLTGLLQPFVKEDVLVSVFDGAFPCTADQFFNNLINDDSTYTTEYRTARQDKDINLGQWHLADEYDGQVRELKCRSMCHSPMCPPYSAITEWQHAVLSANKTDLVFETVQQVHDVPFGSYFEIHCRWSVKTIDSSSCSVDISAGAHFKKWCIMQSKIKSGAVDELKKEVGEMLGFAESYMLKVSSPNQEDDGTAQQGSTAPDADDIPGDQ; encoded by the exons ATGACGCCGCAGGCTGCGCCGGCGGCGCTCGGGCTCCATGTCCCGACACGCTGGGCCTGGAAGATCGAGTTCACCTGCGCCGCCGCGACGgccctcgccctcgtcctcgtccCCGTCGCGCTCTACGCGCTCCTCCGCCCGCGCCGCGCGCCCGCGGCCGCCGACGGCCTCCAGCTCGTCGACAAG TGCCACGAGGGAGCGCCGTCGGCGTACGCGGTCAAC CTGCAGCTGCTCGCCGCCAAGGATCTGATCGCGGCCAACTTGAACGGGACTTCCGACCCCTATGCACTCATCACCTGCGGCCAAGACAAGCGTTTCAG CTCCATGGTTCCTGGCTCAAGAAACCCAATGTGGGGAGAGGAATTCAATTTTGCTGTTGACTGCCTTCCTGTAAAG ATAAAGGTGGAAATATATGATTGGGACATAGTATGGAGGAGCACAACACTTGGTTCTGTTACTGTTTCAGTCGAGTCCGAGGAGCAGAGTGGACCAGTTTGGCATACACTTGACGGCTCATCAGGCCGG GTTTGTCTCCATATCAAGGCAATCAGGGTTAATGAGAGTTCCTCCAG GGATCTAAACAACTCTGCTGAGGCTGATGCTCGTAAAAGGATGTCCTTAGACAAAGAAGGCCCTACTGTCGTTCACCAAAAGCCAGGTCATTTACAGACAATTTTTGGGCTACCTCCAGATGAG GTTGTTGAACACAGCTATTCATGTGCACTTGAGAGGTCATTTCTATATCACGGCCGCATTTATGTGTCTTTATGGCACATTTGCTTCTATTCCAACATCTTCTCTAAGCAGATTAAG GTTGTGCTCCCTTTGAGAGATATTGATGAG ATAACAAAAAGCCAACTTGCAGTTATTAATCCTGCAATTACGATATTTCTTCGAACGGGTGCTGGAGGACATGGAGTTCCGTCCTTAGCATGCCCAGATG gAAGAGTTAGATATATATTTGCATCGTTTTGGAACAGAAACCGCACAGTTAGAGCATTGGAACAAGCTGTGAAGAACTTCCATACCATGATAGAGGCTGAGAAACAG GAACATGCTCGATCTGCATTACGTGCACTCAGTGGCTCAAGAAACAATAGCATGGAGGTAGATGTTCCAGAAGAATGTGCTGATTTAACAGGGCTACTACAACCGTTTGTCAAAGAAGATGTTCTAGTCTCTGTATTTGAT GGAGCATTTCCGTGTACCGCAGACCAGTTTTTCAATAATCTTATAAATGATGACTCAACTTACACAACAGAATATCGGACAGCTCGTCAGGATAAAGATATCAAC CTGGGCCAGTGGCATCTTGCTGACGAGTATGATGGTCAGGTGAGAGAACTTAAGTGTAGATCCATGTGCCACAGCCCGATGTGCCCTCCATATTCAGCAATAACAGAGTGGCAGCATGCGGTTCTTTCAGCTAACAAAACCGATCTG GTATTCGAGACTGTACAACAAGTACATGATGTTCCGTTTGGTTCCTATTTTGAG ATACACTGTAGATGGTCTGTGAAAACCATCGATTCTAGTTCGTGCAGTGTTGACATTAGTGCTG GTGCACATTTCAAGAAATGGTGCATAATGCAGTCTAAGATAAAGAGCGGTGCTGTGGACGAG TTAAAGAAGGAAGTTGGAGAAATGTTAGGGTTTGCGGAGTCATATATGCTAAAAGTTAGCTCCCCTAACCAAGAAGACGATGGTACTGCCCAACAAGGCAGCACGGCGCCAGACGCAGATGACATACCTGGTGATCAGTAA
- the LOC123145901 gene encoding BAG-associated GRAM protein 1 isoform X3 — protein MHSSPAAKTSVSGGCISPLNMSITCGQDKRFSSMVPGSRNPMWGEEFNFAVDCLPVKIKVEIYDWDIVWRSTTLGSVTVSVESEEQSGPVWHTLDGSSGRVCLHIKAIRVNESSSRDLNNSAEADARKRMSLDKEGPTVVHQKPGHLQTIFGLPPDEVVEHSYSCALERSFLYHGRIYVSLWHICFYSNIFSKQIKVVLPLRDIDEITKSQLAVINPAITIFLRTGAGGHGVPSLACPDGRVRYIFASFWNRNRTVRALEQAVKNFHTMIEAEKQEHARSALRALSGSRNNSMEVDVPEECADLTGLLQPFVKEDVLVSVFDGAFPCTADQFFNNLINDDSTYTTEYRTARQDKDINLGQWHLADEYDGQVRELKCRSMCHSPMCPPYSAITEWQHAVLSANKTDLVFETVQQVHDVPFGSYFEIHCRWSVKTIDSSSCSVDISAGAHFKKWCIMQSKIKSGAVDELKKEVGEMLGFAESYMLKVSSPNQEDDGTAQQGSTAPDADDIPGDQ, from the exons ATGCACTCATCACCTGCGGCCAAGACAAGCGTTTCAGGTGGGTGCATTTCTCCTCTGAATATGAGCATCACCTGCGGCCAAGACAAGCGTTTCAG CTCCATGGTTCCTGGCTCAAGAAACCCAATGTGGGGAGAGGAATTCAATTTTGCTGTTGACTGCCTTCCTGTAAAG ATAAAGGTGGAAATATATGATTGGGACATAGTATGGAGGAGCACAACACTTGGTTCTGTTACTGTTTCAGTCGAGTCCGAGGAGCAGAGTGGACCAGTTTGGCATACACTTGACGGCTCATCAGGCCGG GTTTGTCTCCATATCAAGGCAATCAGGGTTAATGAGAGTTCCTCCAG GGATCTAAACAACTCTGCTGAGGCTGATGCTCGTAAAAGGATGTCCTTAGACAAAGAAGGCCCTACTGTCGTTCACCAAAAGCCAGGTCATTTACAGACAATTTTTGGGCTACCTCCAGATGAG GTTGTTGAACACAGCTATTCATGTGCACTTGAGAGGTCATTTCTATATCACGGCCGCATTTATGTGTCTTTATGGCACATTTGCTTCTATTCCAACATCTTCTCTAAGCAGATTAAG GTTGTGCTCCCTTTGAGAGATATTGATGAG ATAACAAAAAGCCAACTTGCAGTTATTAATCCTGCAATTACGATATTTCTTCGAACGGGTGCTGGAGGACATGGAGTTCCGTCCTTAGCATGCCCAGATG gAAGAGTTAGATATATATTTGCATCGTTTTGGAACAGAAACCGCACAGTTAGAGCATTGGAACAAGCTGTGAAGAACTTCCATACCATGATAGAGGCTGAGAAACAG GAACATGCTCGATCTGCATTACGTGCACTCAGTGGCTCAAGAAACAATAGCATGGAGGTAGATGTTCCAGAAGAATGTGCTGATTTAACAGGGCTACTACAACCGTTTGTCAAAGAAGATGTTCTAGTCTCTGTATTTGAT GGAGCATTTCCGTGTACCGCAGACCAGTTTTTCAATAATCTTATAAATGATGACTCAACTTACACAACAGAATATCGGACAGCTCGTCAGGATAAAGATATCAAC CTGGGCCAGTGGCATCTTGCTGACGAGTATGATGGTCAGGTGAGAGAACTTAAGTGTAGATCCATGTGCCACAGCCCGATGTGCCCTCCATATTCAGCAATAACAGAGTGGCAGCATGCGGTTCTTTCAGCTAACAAAACCGATCTG GTATTCGAGACTGTACAACAAGTACATGATGTTCCGTTTGGTTCCTATTTTGAG ATACACTGTAGATGGTCTGTGAAAACCATCGATTCTAGTTCGTGCAGTGTTGACATTAGTGCTG GTGCACATTTCAAGAAATGGTGCATAATGCAGTCTAAGATAAAGAGCGGTGCTGTGGACGAG TTAAAGAAGGAAGTTGGAGAAATGTTAGGGTTTGCGGAGTCATATATGCTAAAAGTTAGCTCCCCTAACCAAGAAGACGATGGTACTGCCCAACAAGGCAGCACGGCGCCAGACGCAGATGACATACCTGGTGATCAGTAA